GAGTTCCATCTTTGAAGGCGCTTTGATACCCAATCAGTTGGTCTTCCTCACTTGGAGGTCGCAACGAAGTCCTCAGGTCGGTATCCCTGAACTCCATCCTCCAGCCATAGCCAAAGTCATCAGTCATACCACTCGTGAGGGTGTCATAAGTCCGGGTGAGCGTGATGGGGATGCCAGTGACTGGAATTGATAAATCAGTAAACGACAACCGGAAGTTACCCAACTTCAAATCGCCTGCAACATCAACCACTTCCTCAGAGTAAGAAATATTGCCGCCATTGTCTGCCACTTCTAAGCGCAAGATGTAAGAGTCGTTTTGCAGCAAAGAGGGATCAAATTTACCCAGAACACTATCAGCGATCGCATTTGGATTATCAACAAACAGGATTTCCTTGAACTCCCCACCAACAACAGGCGCAACCAGTAGTTTGTAGTAATCCAGCTGACCGTCATCGGAGAGACTGCCTTTGATATCTATCGGTGCAGTCACCAAACTACCTGCATAAGTTCCCAAGTTGAGGCTGACAACAGGAGCATTGACATCACTCGTATCGATCGCCGCAACATCAAAAGTTGCCTGTCCAAAATTGCCTGCTGTATCAGTCGCAACAGCCACTGCTCTAATTGTCAGAGCAGTAGTAGGTGTAAACCGTGCCATGCCGTTGCCGTCGAGCACCACAGATGTATCATTAATCAGCAGTTTTAGCCCGGCCACTTTCATATTGTCTGTTGCTCGTGCTTGAAAAATGACAGTTTCCCCAAGGTTTACCAAGTCGTAATTAGCAATCAGCCTCACAACTGGTGCTATGGTATCAGCTGTTACTGACAGGTCATACTCCTGCTGTTGAACACCGCCATTACCATCGCCTACTGTCAGAACAACGTGGTGAGAACCAACATTACTGGTGTTGGGCGTCCACCGCAAGCGTCCCAAATTATCCAGGGTGATGCCTTTATCGAGAGATGCAGTGTCGAGGGCATAACTCAACTTATCGCCATCAGCGTCAGTTGCTTTCACATCGTAAGCATAAGTGCTAAGAGGAGTTGCACTCAGGACTGGGTGAGACTGGATAAGTGGAATATTATTTGCCCGTGCCGTCAGCGTAAATCCTTGTGCAGCACCCTCTCCATGAGTATCCGCTGCTCCAACTACAATCTGATAGCTGCCAGCAATGGGGTTGTTCCAAGTTAGCAATCCTGTAGTGGGATTGATTTCGATATTGATACCGTCGGGTTTAGACAGCAGTTGGTAGACTAGAGTATCGCCTGCATCGAAGTCCTGTGCTACAACTTGGTAGTTATAAGCACTACCAACCGAAGCCTTGAAGACAGGAGTTGAAGTGATAACGGGAGCATTGTTGATGGCAGTTTCACTCACAACTATTGTGTAGGTTTGGGTAGAGGTTGCCCCAAGAGCATCGGTCACGAACACTTCTACTGAGTGAGAACCGACTTGCGTACCTTGGGGTGTCCATTGAATCACGCCATGATCGTCAATGGTCATGCCAGATGGCGTTTTGCCCAAATTGAAACTGAGTACATCGTTCTCTGGATCGCTAGCAACGACAGTGTAGCTGTAGGGTTGATTGAATGCTGCTCTTGTGACGGGATTTGAGACAATTGTGGGTGGAGCGTTAATGCCAGTCACTTCTAGGGTAAATTCCTGAGTCGTATACCCACCCAACGCATCTGTCAGTTGCACGGCGACAGTGTGTTCGCCAATTTGAGTGCTGGTTGGGTTCCAACGCAACGCACCAGTCTGAGAATCAACCACCATACCATCAGGTGCTGCCGTCAAACTCCACAACAGCAAATCGCCATCCGGGTCAGTACCTCTAAGATTGTACTGGTATTCTTTTTCTAGATTGGTGAGTGTATTGGGAGTAGAGATGATGCTGGGAGCGCGGTTAATTGCCAGATTGCTGACATTGATGGTAAATGATTGCTCAACAATTGCTTGAGAATCTGAAACGCGCAACAGTACCGAATTGTTACCAAACTGGTTGGGAGTCGGAGTCCAAACAATCGCACCATCAGAAATCGTCATCCCTTCTGGCTTTGAGAGCAAGCTGTAGCTGATGGCATCACCATCCGGGTCAGTTGCTTCAATTTTGTAGAGGTATGAATTGCCCAACCGAGTACTTGTTCGCGGTGTGGAAGTCATCACAGGAGCGCGATTAATGGTAGTCGTTGGGTCTGTTGGGTCTGTCATCAGGGGATCGACAATCACATTGAGTGACTGGAATGCTTCTCCACCTTGACCATCAGTTGCCCGAATCAGGATTTGCCAGGGTTCAACACCTTCTGTGTAGCCCGGATTTAAAGAACCACCCATTTGTGCTGCATTTGGCGTCCATTCTACTTGACCTGTAGTTGGGTTAATGGAAAGTCCAACAGGAGTATTGGGTGCATCAACCACAAGAGAGTAAGTTATGCTGTCGCCATCCAAATCCAATGCTTTGGCTTGATAAGAAAACAGTTTGGTTTCGCGAACATGGGCAATGTCGGGCGCAATAGAAGTAAACACTGGAGTGCGATTCCCCTGTAAAACTTCTACTTCAAACGCTTGTAAGTTAATACCACCCTTACCATCATTCACCCGTACTATGACTTGGTGTTTGCCAACTTGGTCATGACTGGGTCGCCAAGAAATTGTCCCGTTGGGGGCGACTGCCATGCCCTCTGGTTTGAGCACCAATTCAAAAGTCAGCTCGTCTGCATTCAAGTCAACAGCAGTTGCTCGGTAAAGTAATTTCTCGCCAACTCTCACAGATGTGACAGGCGTACTCGTAAACTCTGGAGCGACGTTTTCACCACTCAACACAGAGTTGGTGTTGCCAAAATCAACGCTAAATTTCTGCTCGGATGCGGCAATGGTGACAGACCAATAGTTGGGCTGAATTGGAGCCGTTTGCGTCCAACCGGGCTGCACCTCTTGGGCAATGCGATAAGTTCCTGGTGCAAGAGTCAACGAGTAATTACCTTGTGCGTCGGTGTAAGTAAAGAGTTCATCTGTATCCCGCATGCCGTCAGCATCAGCATCAACGTAAACCAACCAGTTTGCTAAACCAGATTCATTCGCACCCGGTTTCCCCAAGCTCCGAACCACCATGACATTGTTCTCACCACCCATGGCGTTAAAGAGCAAATCTCCGGTTACGGGGTCAACGACTGCTCCAGAAGCGCCATCGTAGTTGCCGATGAACAATTGCTTCGTGCTGGCAATGGGGTTACCCTCACTATCAACTTCATAGGCGTTTATTGAGTCATTGTTCCATTCTGCCAGCAGTAAAGAAGCACCATTTTCAAACTTGGGTGCGGTCACGGGCATATACACAAAACCACCAGGTCTGTCCCCTATTGTTGTCTCAATCTCAATTGAGGTAATACTGCCATCAGGAGAATAGTTGACAGTGGAGAAAGTGTTGTTTGCACCAGTGGATTTGAGTTGTAGAGCACCAGGTAGACCAAAAGGAACTTCTTGCAAACCGCGCAAGCTACCTTTCACACTGCTAACTAGCAATTTATGACTAGAAGTATAGTAAACCAGACCTGCATCAATGTATGGGGCGTAAGCGTAGTAGTTAGCAACATAGGGAGTTGTTGGGTCGTCATCATCGTCAAAGCCAATGATGTGACCGCCATCTCCACGCTGGACTTTCAGTTCCATGATGACGCCACCACAGCTATCTGCTGCACCGCCAATTAATATCGTGTTGAAGTCAACCGTACCATCGGCGTTGCGTTTGAAGGTCATTCCTCCCAACATATGAGGTACGCCATTTGGCGTTCCCAAGTTATAAGCGGTGTATATATCCTTGAAGGTTTCACCGATAACAACCTGGTTATCTGGTGTCATATTGTTCGGATTAGTCAAATCCCGCTTGCCGTCACTATCAATATCTGCGTATACAGTCCCTTTGACAGTACCGGGAACAGTATCGCCGATCGCTAAGTCGATTGTTTGCGTATCAACACCACCGCGACCATCTTCCACGCGCACTGTCACTTGATGAGTGCCAACTTCTGGGCTTGACCAAATAATTTTGCCTGTGACATCATCAATGAACATTGCTCTGGGCGCATCCATTAACCAGTCGCCAGTCACAACTTGCCCGCCAGGTCCGTAGAGAGTCCAGTAGTCGTCATAGCTACCACCAATATTGTCGATGTAAATGGACTGACCCTGAGTGCCACTGAAGCGGTAAATGTCTGTCTCCTTCCTGTCGCTACCAAAGCTACCAGTCGTGAGTTGGGTGGCATTATTCTCAAAAGTCAGTTCAAAAGCATCTGAATAGTTTAACACGCGGAAGTTGTAGTCTCCGGTCGCTTCCCGATTGCCATCGACTACCAACCGATAAGTTCCTGTCTCTGTCAGAGTGAATCCGGGGAAAATACCGAAGTAATTGATTACAGTATCAGGACCCCGGTCATTTTGAATAGAACCGTTGTATAACTCCAAGCCACTTGGAGTGTACAACCGGACAGTAAAGTTGGGGTCATTGGTGTTGAGAGCATCAAAGTATAGCTGTTGACTCACTGTACCACTGAAGGTGTAGGTGTCGTTTTCCCCTAGTTTGCTAATATTGCCATTAACTTTTTGGTTCAAAGTCAGGGGGGTGGTGACAAACTCTGGCGTGACTATGCGTAATTTGTAATCTGTACCGACAGCACCATTGCCCTGCATGACCAACAAATACTCACCCGTTGCGGACAGTGCAAATTCGTCGTTGTCATAGATGTATTTAGAAGTGACATAATCCCCCCCAGGGCCATAAAGAATCCAGGCATTTGGGTATTCGCCTGCTTGGGCGTCGAAGTATAACCCACATTCCGCACTTCAAAATGTAGTACAGAGAGTCACATAATTCTTCTCAGATGCAGGTAAATAAAAATACACGAATTTTTTCAGTAGTTCGGCATTGAGTTGGCATGAAGAAATAAAGCAAAAGCAAAGTAGAAAATTGATTTCCAGCTTTTGATAAAACTAAATATACATTGATTAATTTCAAATGGGACAATCAGAAAAACTCAAAAATCTTTGATAGGTAAAAAATGTTCCCAATCTCAGATGCGAAAATTAAGAATATCGACCACTTAGGAATAGTAGCTGGGCTGATTGACGAAATAGGAATAGTTGAAATAATAAATTCTAAATTAGGAATAGACACCCGAGAGAAGATTTCAGCGGGAATATTGGTGAAAGCAATTTTAATCAATGGATTAGGATTTGTATCAAGACCTTTATATTTATTTAGCCAGTTTTTTGAAGATAAAGGAATCGAAATATTATTGGGTTCAGAGGTAAAAAAAGATTATATGAATGACGATAAACTGGGAAGAGTCATGGATAAATTATATAAATATGGATTGAATAATCTGTTTATAGAAATTGGATTATCAGTGATTAAAAAATTTCAGATAAATACAAAATATTCACATCTGGATGCGACATCATTTCATCTACATGGAGAATATAAAAGTGGAGAAAATCAGGAAAAAGAAGAAGTAAGCAGAGAAAGACCAATAATTGTAACCAAAGGATATTCTCGTGACCATAGACCAGATTTGAAACAATGTATTTTAGATTTAATTACGAGTAGTGATGGAGATATACCATTATTAATGAGAGCGGGAGATGGTAATGAAGCGGATAAAGCCGTATTTGGAAAAATTTTAGTAGAGTTTAAAAAGCAAATAGATTTTGAAAGTATTATGGTCTGCGATAGCGCATTATATAGTCAAGAAAATCTCCAATTAATTGAACATCTAAAATGGATAAGTAGAGTACCGATGACAATTAAAAAAGCACAGGGATTAGTGAAGTTTGTAGAAATAGAAGAGATAAGTCCAGAAGAAAGAGATAAAAGAGCAGCCCTAAACTTAGAAGGATATAAATGGAAAGAAGAAATAGTAAATTATGGTGGAATTAAACAAATATGGCTAATAGTAGAAAGTCAAAACAGAAAAATTAGTGATTTAGAAAAGCTAGAGAAAAAGCTAAAAAAAGAAAAAGAAAAAGTTGAAAAGCAGTTGAAAGCATTCAAAAAAGAAGATTTTGAAACACCGGAGCAAGCCAGATACAGACTAAAAGCCATTAATAAGAAATTGAAACTATTTGAAATTAAAGATGTTCAAATTTTTGAAAGTCAATCAAAAGAGAATCAGACTATTTATAAAATATCAGGAGTCATTCATGAAAAAATAGAAGAGATAGAAATCCAAAGAAAAGAAGCAGGAAGGTTTATTTTAGCAACTAATTTAGTAGACGAGAATAAGTTAGAGCCAGAAGAAATTCTGAGAAATTATAAAAATCAACAATCATGTGAACGAGGATTTAGATTTCTGAAAGACCCATTATTTTTTGTTGATAGTTTTTTTGTAGAAAATCCTGAAAGAATAGAGACGATGTTATTTTTAATGTCTCTGTGTTTATTAGTTTATAATCTCGGTCAAAGGCAACTAAGAAACAGCTTAAAAAGAGTCAAGATGGGAATCAAAAATCAATTAGGAAAATTAACTTTTAGTCCTACATTAAGGTGGGTATTTCAATGTTTTCAAGGAATTCATATTTTAATTTTAAACGGTGTTAGTCAAATAGTTAATTTAACAGAAGAGCGTCATTTTATTTTGAATAATCTGCCATCATCTTGTCAAAAATATTATTTGCTTTCTTAATTTAAGCAGTATATGGAGAGTGAATAAAAATTTCTCAGTTTCCGAGGAAATCATAATTATTCCTCCAATTTTTAGTGCTTAAATAACCTGTTTTATCAGTTAAATATTTGATAATTGATAATTTTTCTTTATGCCACGGATTGGTTCAATATTCTTTTCTTAATTATCCTAATTGTTTGACTTTTACGTTGATTGTAGTTTTTTTGTACTTCAATTTGAAGTGCGGAATGTGGGTTATAATCAACAGGGAGATCGTTAAAGCCATAAATTGCCAGAGTATAAGTACCCGTGCTATGGAGCGTAGCTTCAAAGTCACTGCCTATATAAGTGTTCCAAACAATTCGATTGTCGGGTCCTACCAAATCCCAATACGTGTTTGGTGCATCCATTAGCGAGTCTAGATACAAACGTTCACCAGCCGTCCCTGCGAACTGATAAAAGTGAGTTCTTTGACCGGGGTCAAGCTGACCGCTGATGTCAGTATCAAGTGCTATTTGGTTATCCAAACCCACATCCAGCATACTGAAGCTGTATGCGTCCGTTTGTTCTCCATTGCCATCAACGATCAAGCGATAAGTACCGTTTTCTGTGAGGGTAAATGGACTAACATTATGTTCGCTCAGGTCGCGGTTAAAAATCGTAATGCCACTGGGACTGTAGAGGTATGCCCTAGTTGTGTAGTAACCGTTGGTGATGGTATCAAAAGACAAACGTTGCCCAATACTTCCAGTGAAAGTGTAAACATCTTGCTCTCCCTTCTCAGAGATAGCATCGCTGATAATGTGAGGAGTATCATTACTGCCCAAGGTCAACGATGCGGTGTTGGTATCTGGGGTAATAATTTGGAACTGATAGTCAACAAGGTTGCCGTCAAAGCCATAAATCGCCAGAGTGTAAGTGCCTGTGCTTGCAAGCGCTACCTCAAAGTCATAACTCATTTGGGTGCTGTGAAGCACTTGATTGCCCGATCCGACCAATTCCCAGTTTGTATTTGGCACACCCTTAAGCGAATCAAAAAACAGTTGCTGACCTGTAGTTCCCTCAAACTGATAAAAGTGAGTTCTCTGACCGGGATCGAGCTGACCGCTGATGTCAGTATCAAGTGGTATTTGGTTATCCAAACCCACATCCAGCATACTGAAACTGTAAGCATCTGTGCTTTCTCCATAGCCATCTATCACCAAGCGATAAGTGCCGTTTTCTGTGAGGGTAAATGGACTAACATTATGTTCGCTCAGGTCGCGGTTAAAAATCGTAATGCCACTGGGACTGTAGAGGTATGCCCTAGTTGTGTAGTAACCGTTGGTGATGGTATCAAAAGACAAACGTTGCCCAATACTTCCAGTGAAGGTATAAACATCTTGCTCTCCCTTCTCAGAGATAGCATTGCTAATAATATGAGAATTCTCGTTGCTACCCAAGGTCAATGATGCAGTATTAGTATCTGGGGTAATAATACGGAAGGTGTAAGGGACATTGCGATTAATGTTGTCCCTACCTCTTAAAGCCAGAATGTATTCACCATTAACAGGCAGATCTATCTCCATGTCATTCCAATTGTTGAAGAGAATCACTTTATTGCCTGCATCGTAAAGCACCCAGTCTAGATTAGTATTATTACTTGATCTGTCAAAATACAACCGTTGACCCGCAATGCCTGTGAAGCGGTACACGTCATCCTCTGACCCTGGATTGAGTACGCCAGTCTCGTTGCTATCCATTGGCGCAATGGGTACAACATCCAAGTCAAGCAAGCTAAAGCCGTAGTCACCAGTCGTACTACCATTTCCATCAATCACCAGGCGGTAGTTACCAGTTTCTGTCAGGTTAAGAGGTCCTTCATATCTAGCATCAGAATTAACTACTAACTGACCACTAGGGCTGTAAATCTGCACTGCCCACTCCCAATAGTTACCACTAAACTTGAGTGAATCAAAGTAGATACGCTGTCCCGAAACCATACTGAAAGTGAACGCATCTTGTTCACCAGGATTGTTAATCTGACCTAGTACGGTATCGCCAAATACCATTACAGATGGTGGCGTCCATTTGACTTCACCTGTGGTGGGATCGACTGTCATGCCCTCTGGTCCCAGCGCTAACTTATAGGTCAGGTTGTCAGCGTCTAAGTCGATGGCATCCGCATCATACTGATAGGCAGTATTAATTGCTGCATCTACGACTGGTGTAGAAGTGAAGATGGGCGGTCGATTTGGCGGTGCATCAATGACTGATAAAGTCCACTGCTGAGCTGTAACGCCACCGCGACTGTCGCTGACTTCCACGAAAACCGCATGATTTCCTTTGTTGGTAGCTACCGTATCCCAGGTAATGACACCAGTCTTGGCGTCAATGGTCATCCCCTCTGGATATACCAGCAATTTATATGTCAGCACATCAGAGTTGGGGTCAGTCGCGTTGACATCGTAGCGGTAGGACTGACCACCAATGATTTCGGTGTTTGGCTTAGTTTCAATAACAGGTGCTGAGTTTAACTGTGCTAGCACCACCAGGTCGTAGGTAAACTGCACCCCAAGAGGATTGTAGAATACCAAGGAACGTTGAGCGCTCAGTTCGTTCGGGTCAAGCTTGCTGTCAGCTACCAAACTGCTGAAATCGTAGTAAGGAATACCCTCAGGTGTCAACCCATCCCAGTTTCGTACTATGACACTGGGGTCGCTAATATTTGTAATGCCTACAAGCACCGGAGCATCAATGCTATAGGAGCCTGCATTGCGGACGGCGATATCTGCATACAGGAGCTTGGTGTCGGCGTTAAAGGTGGTGCGGTGGTACTCGGCACCAACACTTTGAGAGACATCGCTTAATAAGTTAAAGTTAGGCGTTGACCCTTGTATTGGTTGCTTTTCAAAGTCTTTTTGAACGGGGAGTTGCGTACCTTCTGGTGCGGGAGTTATAACAAAATCTGAAATCCTAACGCTGGTTGTTGTGTCGCCATCATTATTTACCAGACGGAACACCAGTTTGGCATCAGTATTTGGAGTGATACCAGTCAAGTTCAAACTGACAATGCGGTCTGTGGAATTATAACTCGTGCCTGCTCCCAGAGCAATTTCTTCGCCTTCCGTCCAGTTGAAGAAGGTGTCTCGACCGCTAGCAACAGTATGAACCAAGGAGTTCCCATTCACATCAACCAATGCTACTTCAAAGGCATCGTTGATTGAATTGAGATCTTGATTGTCAAACTTGGGGTCAATCTTAAAGCTTATAAGAGAAGGAGTTGCTCCCGTTGTGAAGTGAACTTCTCGAGTGGCTGTAAAGTTGGTTTCTTCAACTAAGGGTGAGTCTGAATTAACGGGGTTAACTGAGATGATAAAGGATTGAGTTCCTTTGAGTCCTGCTGCATCAGTTGCTGCTAAATCAATGTTGAAGATCCCCTGAGTGGGAGTTCCACTTAAAGTTGCAGTTCCATCACCGTTATCTACTAAATTGAGCCAAGTAGGGAGGTTAGAGGCTGTAATGTTGCGAGTATCTCCCGCATCTGGGTCAATGGTGACAATATTGTAGGTGTAAGTGCTACTTTCATTAGCCGTGTAAAAAGGAGTGCTAGTAAAGATAGGAGATTCGTTAACGTTGGTGACACCAATAGTAAAAATCTCCGTCTTACTTAAGCCGCTAGCATCAGTACTACGGACTGTAATGGAATGCTCGGAGTTACTTTCAAAATTTAAGAGTTGACCATTGGCGACAAGCAACTCATTTCCCACTATGCGGAAACGCCCGCCCCCATCATCCACCAAAGTATAAGTATAGCTGTCTCCCGAATCCGGATCGGTGCTGCTCAACTGACCAATGACTATTCCAGGAGCGCTGTTTTCTGCTACAGTGTTACCGACTAGAGTTATGGCAGTAGGCGGACTAAAACGGTAGATGGTTGTGGAGAAAGTCTTTTCATTGCCAGCAATATCAGTCGCCTTGACAGTAAAGGGATTGTCTCCTATTGCCAGAGAGACATTGGCAAACGCAAATTTACCAGTGCTATCAGATGTTGTGACGGCATGAGTTTGTTCTAACACCACTGTCACATTTGCCTCAGTTTGACCCACTAACGTTACAGTTTCAAACTTAGTTTTCTTGTCGCCAAGTGTACCGGAGTCAGATGTGGTTTCTAGGTTAAAGATTGGCGTTTGGGGTGGAGTGGTGTCAAAGTTGAAAGCAAAGTCAAAAATACTAGAATTATTCCCATATCCGTCCCGAGCAAACAGATGCAATGTATGAATGCCATCTGGCAATGTGCCGCCATTAATTTGTTCTAAACGAGTGCGGTTAAAGGTGAAGCTCCCATCTGGTTTCAAGTCAGTCAAGACACTGATAAAGCTGTCTGATGAGGTGCTGTCAAAACCCGCACGAAACTCAATTACACTATTAGCATCAGTGACAGTGCCACTGATAGTTGGGTCATAAGTAATCCAATCTTTGTTAGTGGTATTACCGGGAGCGGTATCGTTAACTAGGGTAGCTGAGATCGCAGGTCCAATAGTATCGGTAATTACCGTGACATTATATTGAGTTGCAGTCACGTTGCCCGCGCGATCGGTAGCAGCGATTGTCAGAATGTGCGATCCATTGTTAAGACCAGCCAAATCTAATTCTTGGTCAAAGTGACCTGTATCATCAAATGTAATAGCGACTTCACTATTGTTGTTGAAGCGATAAATCAGTGAAGTGACCCCACTCAGAGTTCCATTGACGCTACCTGAGACTTTAGCTCCCTGTTGCAGTGAAGCTTGATGGACTGGCGTGGTTAAATTTAATTGTGGGATAGCAGTATCAATAGTTACTTGTAAAGTGTCAGATCCGGTACTGGTATTTCCAGCAATATCTGTGACGGTAGCGCTTAATTGATGTACACCATGAGTTAATTCTGATGTGGTCAGAAGCCATGTACCATCAGCCGCAACGGTTGTTTGTCCTAAGAACTGACTATCGCTATATAGTTTAACTGTTGCACCAGCCTCAGCAGTACCGATAATTGTGGGGGTAAGTACTTTAGTTATGCGATCGCTGTTGCTAATACCACTATCACTTGTAGCAGACAGGTTGAGAGTAGGTGCATCTGTAGTCGTGTCGAGGGTAAAGGCAACATCAAAAATGCTGTTTGTATTACCGTACTGGTCTTGTGCCTGCAAACGCAAGGTATGAAAACCATCAGGCAAAAGCCCGCCATAAATTTGTTCTAACTGGTTGCGATTAAAAGTAAAGCTACCATCCGCTTGAAGTTGGGGCAGGACATTGACAAAATTGGCAACAGGAGCATTATCAAAACCCGCACGGAACTGGACAATTTGATTGGTATCTGTGACAGTACCGCTAATGGAGGGGTCAAAAGTAATGTTATCCGCATTTGTGGTATCACCAGGTGCGGTATCGCGTACCAAGGAAGCAGCAATCGCGGGTGCATCTTTATCGATGGCAACTGTTACGTTGTATTGAGTTATCTTAATATTACCAGCAACATCGGTAGTAGCGATTGTCAGAATGTGCTCCCCATTGCTGAGTCCAGTCAAGTCCAATTCTTTATCAAAGGTTCCTGTTGTGCTTAAGGGGACTGCAACGGGAGGTAAATTATTGAAGCGGTACTCAACTGATGCGATCGCTGACCCCGTACCATCGACACTACCAACGAGCCGCACTCCTGGTGTTAACGGTGTAGTTTCCACCGGAGTCTGGAGGGTGAGTTGTGGTAAAGCACTATCAATGGTAAGTTGCAATGATGCACTTGAATTGCTAACATTTCCGGCAATGTCAGTGGCTGTGGCAGTGAGATTGTGAGTTCCATCAGCGAGGTTAGAAGTTGCTAGGAGCCAATTGCCAGTACTATCTGCTGTTGTTTGACCGATAGATTGTCCATTCTTAAACAACTCTACAACTGCAAAAGCTTCGGCATTACCAGTAATAACGGGTGCAGTGTTCTTTGTGATGTTGTCGGCGTTGTTAATTCCGGTGTCATCACTTGCTGGCAAGTCTGGCACTGAGACAAATGGTGGAGTCGTATCCAGGGTAAAAGTCAGGTCAAAGATGCCCGAAACATTAT
This genomic interval from Scytonema hofmannii PCC 7110 contains the following:
- a CDS encoding Ig-like domain-containing protein, which produces MVRTVSFGNNGASDNNDGLLPPSLLESASLVAPLGDDSSLLGLQKTLQTPSGGDLVSNELSRQNPALTTLDNTDNAANSNTLAINPFDQSLLFKQQSYTPVKFQPLTPLNQKDKDLLTGGDNNSSLVSSLSGDFLTGESKETSQTQTQALTGSTQSSQGQKTLTPQSPKPNFTIRTEKTIKINGGGDLDGDPLDLSDDALLYAGKGFIFNGNLVLPVQRDNALNPKTDSSGKLLLVDNAVAVAPGYTTSIANGSAKQYAPLIPPEVVEPVSIAVPAYSDLKQQELSRKIPSGTPTVTFDIRQNPINSSSDWSKKFPPPGTANNPTVVRVTGGGLNIPANVNLNYYVITVEQGDINFNGSGHNFNNVVLVAQSGNINLSSLQARELSAFANGSINMNGNARFAGATLLATGSTSGSITFNAATKNTDATNNVRVISSGSIIYNGSSDTRGYFMSVGDFTFNGTSTLHGKIGAKGDIIFNGKTTVINPDSIPPTITATLANDTAPGGTTNTDRMTYDPTIIGTVTDSSSIVELSAGLNNTPIANYTNVTAQLKVDGSFAFNRAQLEAMYGGTLPDGVHTLHLVASDLYDNSSNVFDLTFTLDTSVLTPNQLDLPAIDDSGSSNTDNITNKNTPTITGNAEALAAVQLFDGERLVGQTTATNTGAWRVTTSSLSDGDRNLTARATDIAGNVSQLSQPLLVAIDTVAPDAPNRLRLTPKTDTGASNSDNITLNPTPTITGNAEAGSTVQLFKDGQILGTEIASNMGEWQLQVGPLADGVYNFTATAVDKAGNVSLPSDQLSVTIDTTIAAPKDLDLVANSDSGFNNTDNITNNSTPTITGIADAGTTVQLLSDGQVVGQTTATANGTWSITPFPQTQGVHTLSAIASDIAGNVSAGSVPLQVTIDTVLPVLTLTTGVDTAPLTQKSRLVGSVDGTGSAVTSFSYRFDNFTEIPVSFNTQGAFDQQLDFTGVQNGQHTLTITTTDTAGNVKSTQYNVTVALDKDAPAIAASLVRDTAIGGTTNADGITFDPTVRGTVIDANQVIEFRARFDNTPVANFVNVTALRQADGSFIFTRAQLNTIYGSTLLDGEHILHLQAVDEYNNVSGIFDLTFTLDTTPPFVSVPDLPASDDTGINNADNITKNTAPVITGNAEAFAVVELFKNGQSIGQTTADSTGNWLLATSNLADGTHNLTATATDIAGNVSNSSASLQLTIDSALPQLTLQTPVETTPLTPGVRLVGSVDGTGSAIASVEYRFNNLPPVAVPLSTTGTFDKELDLTGLSNGEHILTIATTDVAGNIKITQYNVTVAIDKDAPAIAASLVRDTAPGDTTNADNITFDPSISGTVTDTNQIVQFRAGFDNAPVANFVNVLPQLQADGSFTFNRNQLEQIYGGLLPDGFHTLRLQAQDQYGNTNSIFDVAFTLDTTTDAPTLNLSATSDSGISNSDRITKVLTPTIIGTAEAGATVKLYSDSQFLGQTTVAADGTWLLTTSELTHGVHQLSATVTDIAGNTSTGSDTLQVTIDTAIPQLNLTTPVHQASLQQGAKVSGSVNGTLSGVTSLIYRFNNNSEVAITFDDTGHFDQELDLAGLNNGSHILTIAATDRAGNVTATQYNVTVITDTIGPAISATLVNDTAPGNTTNKDWITYDPTISGTVTDANSVIEFRAGFDSTSSDSFISVLTDLKPDGSFTFNRTRLEQINGGTLPDGIHTLHLFARDGYGNNSSIFDFAFNFDTTPPQTPIFNLETTSDSGTLGDKKTKFETVTLVGQTEANVTVVLEQTHAVTTSDSTGKFAFANVSLAIGDNPFTVKATDIAGNEKTFSTTIYRFSPPTAITLVGNTVAENSAPGIVIGQLSSTDPDSGDSYTYTLVDDGGGRFRIVGNELLVANGQLLNFESNSEHSITVRSTDASGLSKTEIFTIGVTNVNESPIFTSTPFYTANESSTYTYNIVTIDPDAGDTRNITASNLPTWLNLVDNGDGTATLSGTPTQGIFNIDLAATDAAGLKGTQSFIISVNPVNSDSPLVEETNFTATREVHFTTGATPSLISFKIDPKFDNQDLNSINDAFEVALVDVNGNSLVHTVASGRDTFFNWTEGEEIALGAGTSYNSTDRIVSLNLTGITPNTDAKLVFRLVNNDGDTTTSVRISDFVITPAPEGTQLPVQKDFEKQPIQGSTPNFNLLSDVSQSVGAEYHRTTFNADTKLLYADIAVRNAGSYSIDAPVLVGITNISDPSVIVRNWDGLTPEGIPYYDFSSLVADSKLDPNELSAQRSLVFYNPLGVQFTYDLVVLAQLNSAPVIETKPNTEIIGGQSYRYDVNATDPNSDVLTYKLLVYPEGMTIDAKTGVITWDTVATNKGNHAVFVEVSDSRGGVTAQQWTLSVIDAPPNRPPIFTSTPVVDAAINTAYQYDADAIDLDADNLTYKLALGPEGMTVDPTTGEVKWTPPSVMVFGDTVLGQINNPGEQDAFTFSMVSGQRIYFDSLKFSGNYWEWAVQIYSPSGQLVVNSDARYEGPLNLTETGNYRLVIDGNGSTTGDYGFSLLDLDVVPIAPMDSNETGVLNPGSEDDVYRFTGIAGQRLYFDRSSNNTNLDWVLYDAGNKVILFNNWNDMEIDLPVNGEYILALRGRDNINRNVPYTFRIITPDTNTASLTLGSNENSHIISNAISEKGEQDVYTFTGSIGQRLSFDTITNGYYTTRAYLYSPSGITIFNRDLSEHNVSPFTLTENGTYRLVIDGYGESTDAYSFSMLDVGLDNQIPLDTDISGQLDPGQRTHFYQFEGTTGQQLFFDSLKGVPNTNWELVGSGNQVLHSTQMSYDFEVALASTGTYTLAIYGFDGNLVDYQFQIITPDTNTASLTLGSNDTPHIISDAISEKGEQDVYTFTGSIGQRLSFDTITNGYYTTRAYLYSPSGITIFNRDLSEHNVSPFTLTENGTYRLIVDGNGEQTDAYSFSMLDVGLDNQIALDTDISGQLDPGQRTHFYQFAGTAGERLYLDSLMDAPNTYWDLVGPDNRIVWNTYIGSDFEATLHSTGTYTLAIYGFNDLPVDYNPHSALQIEVQKNYNQRKSQTIRIIKKRILNQSVA